One genomic region from Flagellimonas oceani encodes:
- the rsmG gene encoding 16S rRNA (guanine(527)-N(7))-methyltransferase RsmG, which produces MKAELIFKYFTTLNQEQKEQFAKLEGLYQDWNQKINVVSRKDIDELYLRHVLHSLGIARVQSFNEGSEILDVGTGGGFPGIPLAIMFPNVKFTLVDAIGKKIKVVNEVIEGLGLENIETHHSRVEEIPGQFDFIVSRAVAAMPTFVHWTKGKVKKESAHQRKNGILYLKGGDLTEELKGYETVQTFDLNEYFEEDFFDTKKVVYLPQKYKG; this is translated from the coding sequence ATGAAAGCGGAGCTCATCTTTAAATATTTTACGACGCTCAACCAAGAACAGAAAGAACAGTTTGCCAAATTGGAAGGGTTGTACCAGGACTGGAACCAAAAGATAAATGTGGTTTCCAGAAAGGATATTGATGAGCTGTACCTTCGACATGTGTTGCATTCGTTGGGGATTGCCAGGGTTCAATCCTTTAACGAGGGGTCGGAAATTTTGGATGTCGGAACCGGAGGCGGCTTTCCGGGTATTCCGTTGGCCATCATGTTCCCAAACGTGAAATTTACCCTTGTGGATGCCATCGGAAAAAAAATAAAGGTGGTCAACGAAGTGATAGAGGGACTGGGTTTGGAAAATATTGAGACCCATCATTCAAGGGTCGAGGAAATTCCCGGACAATTTGATTTTATTGTCAGTAGGGCCGTGGCAGCAATGCCAACATTTGTACATTGGACCAAGGGGAAGGTTAAAAAAGAATCCGCCCATCAGCGAAAAAATGGCATACTTTACCTGAAGGGCGGAGACCTTACGGAAGAGCTGAAGGGTTACGAAACCGTTCAGACCTTCGATTTAAACGAATATTTTGAGGAGGATTTCTTTGATACCAAAAAAGTGGTGTACTTACCTCAGAAGTATAAAGGATAG
- a CDS encoding DJ-1/PfpI family protein, translated as MKQLARLVICFISVTTMAQSTKESNTEYICPPCNSECDNVTHDAPGVCEHCNMPLIQKGTSKTIAFYLQDGVEVLDFAGPMEVFSYAGYRVFTVSATKDPIKSQGILTVVPDYSIKDAPKADILAFFGGNSQAASQNEEVIAWVKKQEDIEYHFSVCTGAFVLAEAGILNGKVATTFHNALSDLETNYPEVDVRKNVRYVDNGEVITTAGISAGIDGALHIVAKLQGINAAKRTAYYMEYDNWNMGNGLLLSESNPYANTKQEGFFQDFEGVYQYKNDTTFKLRYNKHQGNLEVEIDHLFYPIYHENDDVFSDVDSEYVYFLRNASGAITGYRLEQNGKTFDKLD; from the coding sequence ATGAAACAGTTAGCACGTTTAGTAATTTGCTTTATCTCCGTAACGACCATGGCCCAAAGCACCAAAGAATCCAACACCGAATACATATGTCCGCCCTGCAACAGTGAATGTGACAACGTTACCCATGATGCTCCCGGGGTCTGCGAGCATTGCAATATGCCGCTGATACAGAAAGGAACATCCAAAACCATTGCCTTCTACCTTCAAGATGGGGTGGAAGTATTGGACTTTGCAGGACCTATGGAAGTATTCAGTTATGCCGGATATCGGGTTTTTACCGTATCGGCCACCAAAGACCCCATTAAATCGCAAGGCATTTTAACCGTGGTTCCCGACTATAGTATAAAGGATGCTCCAAAAGCGGATATATTGGCCTTTTTTGGAGGGAATTCGCAGGCCGCTTCCCAAAACGAAGAGGTAATTGCATGGGTAAAAAAACAAGAGGATATTGAGTACCATTTCTCGGTCTGTACCGGTGCATTTGTATTGGCCGAAGCGGGCATACTTAATGGAAAAGTAGCCACAACATTCCACAACGCTCTTTCCGATCTGGAAACGAACTACCCCGAAGTGGATGTACGTAAAAATGTTAGATATGTGGACAACGGTGAGGTAATCACCACGGCAGGGATTTCGGCCGGAATCGACGGTGCCCTGCATATCGTTGCCAAATTACAGGGCATAAACGCAGCCAAAAGAACCGCTTATTATATGGAATATGACAACTGGAACATGGGCAACGGGCTCCTCTTATCGGAATCGAATCCATATGCCAATACAAAACAGGAAGGATTTTTTCAGGATTTTGAGGGCGTTTATCAATACAAAAATGATACAACATTCAAATTAAGATACAACAAGCACCAAGGGAATCTAGAAGTTGAAATCGACCATCTGTTTTATCCCATTTACCATGAAAACGACGATGTTTTCTCGGATGTAGACAGTGAATATGTGTATTTCTTAAGGAATGCATCGGGAGCGATAACAGGTTATCGGTTAGAGCAAAATGGCAAAACATTCGATAAATTGGATTAG
- a CDS encoding GlxA family transcriptional regulator, protein MNYKTKFRVFFLIPPEVQLLDFAGPAQLFYEAKEYGADIDVHYLSLDKNLQQSSSAGISMGNLEFFERYRLNKEDLLFIPGLESHLLLSEQFKQKHSLFFEWLKTQNKTGVKICSVCTGAYLMGMAGVLDEKECTTHWKYIEDFKNRFPRTKVLSDRLIVKDGNIYSSAGVSSGIDLALYIIEELLGPVFASKIAKEVVIYSRRTPKDPQLSIYLRYRNHLDNRIHMVQDLLSQHLEEKVKVETLAETVHMSRRNLTRLFKNTTGITIGDYLDQLRTERATQLLSNGSKISAAAQACGLKSSNQLRALLKKHQR, encoded by the coding sequence ATGAACTACAAAACCAAGTTCCGAGTCTTCTTTTTGATTCCCCCAGAGGTACAACTTTTGGATTTTGCCGGTCCTGCTCAACTGTTTTATGAAGCGAAAGAATATGGAGCCGACATCGATGTCCATTATTTGAGTTTGGACAAAAATTTACAACAATCATCCAGCGCAGGTATATCCATGGGCAATTTAGAATTCTTTGAGCGCTACCGATTAAACAAAGAAGATCTTTTGTTTATTCCGGGTTTGGAATCCCATTTATTGTTGTCCGAACAATTCAAACAGAAGCACTCCCTGTTCTTTGAATGGCTCAAAACCCAAAATAAAACCGGCGTCAAAATCTGTTCGGTCTGCACAGGGGCTTACCTTATGGGAATGGCTGGTGTTTTAGATGAAAAAGAATGCACTACGCATTGGAAGTACATTGAAGATTTTAAGAATAGATTCCCAAGGACCAAAGTCCTAAGCGATCGATTGATCGTAAAAGATGGAAACATCTACTCGAGTGCCGGCGTCTCATCCGGTATAGATTTGGCCCTTTATATAATAGAAGAACTCTTGGGACCCGTTTTTGCCTCTAAAATTGCAAAAGAAGTAGTGATTTATTCGCGACGCACCCCAAAAGATCCACAGTTAAGCATTTACCTGCGTTACAGGAATCATTTGGACAATAGAATCCACATGGTCCAGGATTTGCTGTCACAGCATCTCGAAGAAAAAGTCAAGGTAGAAACCCTCGCCGAAACGGTTCATATGAGCCGCAGGAACCTTACCCGCCTGTTTAAAAACACTACTGGAATTACAATTGGAGATTATTTGGACCAATTGCGTACGGAGCGTGCAACACAGCTACTTTCCAATGGCTCCAAGATAAGCGCCGCAGCACAGGCCTGCGGACTTAAAAGCAGCAACCAATTAAGGGCGTTATTAAAAAAGCACCAGAGGTAA